One window of the Trypanosoma brucei gambiense DAL972 chromosome 3, complete sequence genome contains the following:
- a CDS encoding tryparedoxin, protein MSGLAKYLPGATNLLSKSGEVSLGSLVGKTVFLYFSASWCPPCRGFTPVLAEFYEKHHVAKNFEVVLISWDENESDFHDYYGKMPWLALPFDQRSTVSELGKTFGVESIPTLITINADTGAIIGTQARTRVIEDPDGANFPWPN, encoded by the coding sequence ATGTCTGGCCTCGCTAAGTATCTTCCTGGCGCAACCAACCTGCTGTCCAAGTCGGGTGAAGTTTCACTGGGATCCCTCGTTGGGAAAACtgtgtttctttacttttctgcCTCCTGGTGCCCCCCATGCCGGGGTTTTACACCGGTCCTCGCCGAGTTCTACGAGAAGCATCATGTGGCGAAAAACTTCGAAGTCGTGCTGATTTCCTGGGATGAAAACGAGAGCGACTTCCATGATTACTACGGCAAGATGCCATGGCTCGCTCTCCCATTTGACCAACGCTCGACAGTTTCGGAATTGGGCAAGACATTTGGCGTGGAATCCATTCCGACTCTTATCACAATCAATGCTGATACCGGTGCCATCATTGGCACTCAGGCCCGTACCCGTGTCATTGAGGATCCCGATGGTGCCAACTTTCCGTGGCCCAACTGA